One Scytonema millei VB511283 genomic window carries:
- a CDS encoding phosphomannose isomerase type II C-terminal cupin domain gives MVQTQETSQAHAPTLPIPAAVAPKSIAATELRPWGSFTVLEEGRGYKIKRIEVKPGHRLSLQMHHHRSEHWIVVSGTAKVLCGDREIMLCNNQSTYVPQCTSHRLENPGAIPLILIEVQNGEYLGEDDIVRFQDDYSRG, from the coding sequence ATGGTTCAAACTCAAGAAACTTCCCAGGCTCACGCACCTACTCTACCGATTCCTGCCGCAGTTGCCCCTAAAAGCATTGCCGCTACGGAATTACGCCCTTGGGGTTCTTTTACGGTATTAGAAGAAGGGCGCGGATACAAAATTAAGCGAATTGAAGTTAAACCAGGGCATCGCCTCAGCCTGCAAATGCATCACCACCGTAGCGAACACTGGATTGTTGTTTCTGGTACTGCCAAGGTTTTGTGTGGCGATCGCGAAATTATGCTTTGTAACAACCAATCTACCTACGTACCTCAGTGTACCTCCCATCGTTTAGAAAATCCCGGCGCAATCCCCCTGATACTCATTGAAGTACAAAACGGAGAATACTTGGGCGAAGACGATATCGTCCGATTTCAAGATGACTATTCTAGGGGCTAG
- the rpsG gene encoding 30S ribosomal protein S7 encodes MSRRAVAQKRPIPSDSVYNSRLISMMMRRVMRSGKKSLAARIIYDAMKTIEERTGNDPLETFEKAVRNATPLVEVKARRVGGATYQVPMEVRPERGTALALRWLIQFSRQRSGRSMSMKLANELMDAANETGSSIRKREETHRMADANKAFAHYRY; translated from the coding sequence ATGTCCCGTCGTGCTGTAGCGCAAAAGCGCCCCATCCCTTCCGATTCCGTATACAACAGTCGCCTGATTAGTATGATGATGCGCCGCGTCATGCGCAGTGGCAAGAAATCGCTGGCAGCAAGAATCATTTATGATGCGATGAAAACAATCGAAGAGCGTACTGGCAACGATCCGCTGGAAACTTTCGAGAAAGCCGTGCGGAATGCTACACCTTTAGTAGAAGTCAAAGCTCGTCGGGTGGGAGGAGCAACCTACCAAGTACCGATGGAAGTCAGACCAGAACGGGGAACGGCACTAGCATTACGCTGGTTGATCCAATTTTCTAGACAGCGTTCCGGTCGTTCTATGTCTATGAAGTTGGCGAACGAATTGATGGATGCTGCTAATGAGACGGGTAGTTCGATCCGCAAACGGGAAGAGACTCACCGGATGGCTGATGCCAACAAAGCCTTTGCTCACTACCGCTACTAA
- the rpsL gene encoding 30S ribosomal protein S12 — translation MPTIQQLIRNERQVAKKKTKSPALKQCPQRRGVCTRVYTTTPKKPNSALRKVARVRLTSGFEVTAYIPGIGHNLQEHSVVMIRGGRVKDLPGVRYHIIRGTLDTAGVKDRKQGRSKYGTKRPKQ, via the coding sequence ATGCCAACCATACAGCAGCTCATCCGTAACGAACGTCAAGTAGCGAAAAAGAAAACAAAATCCCCTGCTCTGAAACAATGTCCGCAACGTCGGGGCGTTTGTACAAGAGTATATACGACCACACCAAAAAAACCCAATTCAGCTCTACGAAAAGTTGCTAGGGTTCGCCTAACTTCTGGCTTTGAGGTTACGGCATATATTCCTGGTATCGGACATAACCTGCAAGAGCACTCCGTCGTCATGATTCGTGGTGGTAGGGTAAAAGATCTACCAGGCGTGCGGTATCACATCATTCGCGGTACTTTGGACACCGCTGGAGTAAAAGACCGCAAACAAGGACGCTCGAAGTACGGAACTAAGAGACCAAAGCAGTAA
- a CDS encoding HesB/IscA family protein, whose amino-acid sequence MIQISPSAAKEIQRLRSKQSNTDAFFRLRVQAGGCSGLFYDLRFDEATEQGDCILDCNGIVVAIDADSLNYIQNLKLDYSEDLMGGGFRFSNSQAIATCGCGNSFNVGVRSEE is encoded by the coding sequence ATGATTCAAATTAGTCCCTCTGCTGCTAAAGAAATTCAACGACTTCGATCTAAACAGAGCAACACCGACGCTTTCTTTCGTTTGCGCGTGCAAGCTGGGGGTTGCTCTGGTTTGTTTTATGATTTGAGATTTGACGAGGCAACAGAGCAGGGCGATTGCATTCTAGACTGCAACGGTATTGTTGTAGCGATCGATGCCGACAGCTTAAACTACATTCAAAATTTAAAACTCGATTATTCCGAAGACTTAATGGGTGGGGGATTTCGCTTCTCTAATTCTCAAGCGATCGCGACTTGTGGTTGTGGCAACTCTTTTAATGTAGGAGTGAGGAGTGAGGAGTGA
- a CDS encoding phosphodiester glycosidase family protein yields MKRKFCLLPTSALLWLLTTAPWLTFTAANAQLQPPVTPPVAPSSVPQNAPSLPTTPNGLLAAGDRISLNGRILSAAWRQWEAQPATNRIQTTISDLGLMQLGVDLLNTQDVNRQPIRWFTTPDTPPLVSSIWHSGAYRYLDLSQLAAKVGWQLQSEGDILRITTPAAKITALRQGKQTWGDRLVVDLDRPTPWQLTQQRPATKPKVPLAELPDDPKQQLPSQAVSTVSPPYQQWKIAIDATTNPELAQHLNANLAIQLPKQSQISPTPLVKLGTSANLTTIDLSLPVGIFPRVSTLSQPNRIIIDLRPDPMVERDILWARGLRWQQKYINLGRDRFPVTWLEVNPRTRGLALRPIWSAANSLVGTAPILTTAQRYTAAAAINAGFFNRNNKLPLGAIRREGRWLSSPILNRGAIAWNDAGQFKIGRLQRQETAIASTGQSLPIVNLNSGYIQAGISRYTSDWGTTYTPLTNNEAIAIVQNNQVTANLSGGLAGKTAFPIPLNGYLLAFRTGSTANLLPISTLVRLTDGTVPTEFAQYPHAIGAGPLLVQNRQIVLNAKAEGFSDAFSRQTAVRSAIGVSATGNLLIATVHNRVGGTGSTLWETAKLLQQLGSIDALNLDGGSSTSLYLGGQLVNRSPVTAARVHNGLGIFLESE; encoded by the coding sequence GTGAAACGAAAATTTTGTTTGCTGCCAACTTCAGCATTATTATGGTTGCTAACTACAGCACCGTGGCTGACGTTCACTGCTGCTAATGCTCAACTTCAACCGCCTGTAACCCCACCTGTTGCGCCATCATCCGTACCGCAAAATGCCCCTAGCCTCCCCACTACACCAAATGGGCTACTTGCAGCAGGCGATCGCATCTCCTTAAACGGTCGCATTCTATCCGCAGCTTGGCGACAGTGGGAAGCGCAGCCAGCCACAAACAGAATTCAAACGACAATTAGCGATCTAGGATTGATGCAACTGGGGGTAGATTTACTGAATACTCAGGATGTGAATCGACAACCGATTCGGTGGTTCACGACTCCTGATACTCCACCACTCGTCTCAAGCATCTGGCACAGTGGCGCGTATCGTTATTTAGATCTATCTCAATTAGCAGCAAAAGTAGGTTGGCAACTGCAAAGCGAAGGTGACATTCTGCGAATTACTACGCCAGCCGCAAAGATTACAGCGCTGCGCCAGGGTAAACAAACTTGGGGCGATCGCTTGGTAGTAGATTTGGATCGCCCTACGCCTTGGCAACTAACGCAACAGCGTCCAGCCACTAAACCAAAAGTACCGCTTGCCGAACTCCCGGACGATCCAAAACAGCAATTACCATCTCAGGCAGTCTCCACTGTCTCACCTCCATATCAACAATGGAAAATTGCAATTGACGCTACTACAAACCCTGAATTAGCCCAGCACTTAAATGCCAATCTAGCGATCCAATTGCCAAAACAGAGTCAGATTTCACCGACTCCCCTAGTTAAATTAGGCACGAGTGCGAATCTCACGACGATCGATCTCAGCTTACCTGTGGGCATCTTTCCCCGCGTCAGTACCCTCAGCCAACCTAACCGCATCATTATCGATTTGCGCCCCGATCCGATGGTGGAACGCGATATTCTGTGGGCTAGAGGCTTGCGTTGGCAACAAAAGTATATTAATTTAGGTCGCGATCGCTTTCCCGTAACATGGTTAGAGGTCAATCCCCGCACTAGGGGACTTGCCCTCAGACCAATTTGGAGTGCAGCAAATTCTCTGGTTGGGACTGCCCCGATTTTGACCACCGCTCAACGTTACACAGCTGCTGCTGCTATTAACGCCGGATTTTTCAACCGCAACAACAAATTACCCTTGGGGGCAATTCGTCGGGAGGGGCGCTGGCTGTCTAGTCCAATTCTCAACCGAGGTGCGATCGCTTGGAATGATGCCGGACAGTTTAAAATCGGTCGCTTGCAACGCCAAGAAACAGCGATCGCTTCTACGGGGCAAAGTTTACCAATCGTCAATCTTAATAGCGGCTATATTCAAGCAGGAATTTCCCGTTATACCTCTGATTGGGGAACTACCTATACGCCCTTGACGAATAACGAAGCGATCGCGATCGTCCAAAATAATCAAGTTACTGCTAATCTTTCAGGCGGTTTAGCCGGAAAAACAGCCTTTCCCATCCCACTCAACGGTTACTTACTCGCATTCAGGACTGGTAGTACTGCTAACCTACTGCCTATTAGCACGCTGGTACGCTTGACGGATGGCACTGTTCCGACCGAGTTTGCCCAATACCCTCATGCAATCGGCGCTGGACCATTATTAGTTCAAAACCGCCAAATCGTTCTCAACGCCAAAGCGGAAGGATTCAGCGATGCCTTCAGCCGTCAAACCGCCGTGCGTAGCGCTATTGGTGTCTCGGCAACAGGTAACTTGCTCATTGCTACAGTTCACAACCGAGTTGGTGGGACTGGTTCTACTTTATGGGAAACTGCCAAGCTCTTGCAGCAATTGGGTAGTATTGATGCTCTCAATCTCGACGGAGGTAGTTCCACCAGCCTTTACTTAGGGGGACAACTCGTCAATCGCTCTCCTGTCACCGCAGCTCGCGTTCACAACGGGTTGGGAATTTTTCTAGAAAGTGAGTAG